The sequence GAGATGACGGCGATGATGTGCAGCGCCTTGATCCAGAGATAAAGATCGGCCGGATGCCAGGCGAAAAGCCCGATCGCCAGCGCCGCAAAGATCAGGATCATGAAATAGGCCCGCCGTCCGGCCTTCTGCCCCGGCGCGGAATCCGTCTGCTTTTCCACCGTCATCAGCTCCTCCATCCCCGCACGCGTTCGACAAGCGCCGTCACATTGGCCGGATCGGCCTGCGGCGTGATGCCGTGCCCGAGATTGAAGATCAGCGGGCCGTTCCCGAGCTGCTGCAGGATATCGTCGATCCCGTCGTCCAGCGCCTTGCCGCCGGCAACGACACGCATCGGATCGAGATTGCCCTGCACCGGGCCATCCTCCTGAAGCTCCCGAGCAAAAGCCAAAGGCACCGACCAGTCGAGGCCAATCGCATCGGCACCCGTCTTCTGCCGATAGGTTTTCAAGAGATAGCCCGCCCCTTTGGCGAAGGCGATGATCCGAGCCTGCGGCCGCCGTGCCTTGATCGACGCTATCATCTTCGCGACGGGCTTGATGGCGAAAGCCTCGAATTCCTTCTCACCAAGCACGCCCGCCCAGGAATCGAAAATCTGCACGGCGTCTGCACCGGCATCGATCTGCGCCACGAGATAATCGGCCGAGATCTCGGCAAGCAGCATCAACAGATGTTCGAAGGCCTTAGGATAGCGATAGGCAAACAGCCGGGCAGGGGCCTGATCCGGCGTGCCGTGTCCGGCGATCATATAGGTCGCAACGGTCCAGGGAGCTCCACAGAAGCCAAGAAGCGTGGTTTCCTGGGGCAAGTCCCGCCGCA comes from Rhizobium tropici CIAT 899 and encodes:
- the hemE gene encoding uroporphyrinogen decarboxylase; amino-acid sequence: MTDERRKIMRVLSGETLSPPPIWLMRQAGRYLPEYRETRAKAGSFLDLCYTPDHAVEVTLQPIRRYGFDAAILFSDILVIPDALKRNVRFTEGHGPEMDPIDETAILVLKPEGILAYLEPVMETVRRLRRDLPQETTLLGFCGAPWTVATYMIAGHGTPDQAPARLFAYRYPKAFEHLLMLLAEISADYLVAQIDAGADAVQIFDSWAGVLGEKEFEAFAIKPVAKMIASIKARRPQARIIAFAKGAGYLLKTYRQKTGADAIGLDWSVPLAFARELQEDGPVQGNLDPMRVVAGGKALDDGIDDILQQLGNGPLIFNLGHGITPQADPANVTALVERVRGWRS